A stretch of DNA from Coccidioides posadasii str. Silveira chromosome 4, complete sequence:
CAGAATGAAGGTCCTCGCGGGCTGTTTCGTGGGATTGGGTCCGCTGTATGTGCAATCACCTCTCGCTGCTGCTCAAACCGCGGTTTTTGGACATTTTAGTTAACGGCTGTAGTACGTTTATCAAATCCTCCTAAACGGATGTCGTCTGGGCTTCTACGAACCGTTGCGACAAGGCCTTACCTCCGTCCTGTACAAAGACCCCGCTTACCAGTCGTTGGGTATCAACATCTTCTCCGGTGCAGCATCCGGAATTCTCGGAGCAGCAGCGGGTTCCCCCTTTTTCCTTGTAAAGACAAGGTTACAGTCCTTCTCTCCGTTCCTACCCGTTGGAACACAGCACCAATATAAGAACTCTTTCGATGGGCTTCGACAGATCCACGGCAATGAGGGTATCACAGGCCTTTACCGCGGAGTCGGCGCTGCTATGGTTCGTACCGGATTTGGCAGCTCGGTTCAGCTCCCAACCTACTTCTTTGCGAAGAGGCGGTTGATCAGGCATCTCGGAATGGAGGATGGTCCAGGACTGCATTTGGCGAGTAGTGCATGCAGTGGATTCGTTGTTTGCTGTGTCATGCACCCCCCAGGTGAGTTGATGTCCGAAAGATTAATGGCCTGGCTCAGGCTGATCTTGATCCTTGCAGACACCATCATGTCAAGAATGTACAACCAGACGGGTAATTTGTACAAGGGAGTGTTCGACTGCCTGTACAAGACCGTCACCACCGAAGGTGTTCTCGCCATCTACAAGGGATACTTTGCTCATCTAGCGCGTATCTTGCCACACACCGTACGTGGCCCTGTAAATGTTGGTTGCTTGAAGGTCATGCTGACGGTGCATCTAGATTTTAACTTTGACTTTGGCCGAACAAACCAACAAGCTTATGCGGCGATTTGAGTACCGATTTATCCCCGAATCGATCAGGGCTAGGATATAAAGCCTTTGCAATCTAATAATGAACTATATCCGTAGCATGtccatcttgttcttttgcttttcatGCACTCATCTTGTTGAATATCCCGGGCGTTCACATGGGAAGGATAAGCGATAGATTTACATAGAGGGTGTCAATTTATTCAGGTTTGTTGACTGAGCCAAATTTGTGTGAATTGTGAAGACGCCCCTTTCCCTAGATTCCGCATTGAGATAATTGACAAGTATCTCACGGTGTTTTAAAATAAGAACAGCTGAATTCAAATACGATCGTTTGTGTCACCAGTAACCACTGACCTCGTCGGGTTTCGGAATATCCACGAAGCTCCTCGGGGTTTTGTGCGAACTTCATTTGGACCATTCCTATCGCCGGAAGGCTACCCCGGTAACACAACGCGGGTAGCGTGACCGGATTGGAGGGATTCAAGGATTTTCATCGCCTCCCGAGCACAGAGTACTCCCTACTTCGTCGCAGTTAACGTTTCATGTATCGCGTTTTCGAGCACGTCACCAGACGCAGCAAGAAAAGACTCCTCAGGCACCAAATTATGGGATGGCGAGACCATGTTTCCAGCCAAACTGTCCACATGCATTGGCGGTGTTTCAGACGGAAGAAGGGGTAGTCAACACGATCGTTGTTTGAGATAAGCTGAATTTGACGAAATATATGATATTTCTATGGTGGGCCCATCAAAGTTCGCGTTCTTCCCTTGTGATGTGCAAGGGGCCTTGCAGGCACGTTATCTCCGACAAGAGCTCCCCTGGTCTTCTGCTCAGGCATCCATGCGGGGCACGAAGTCTGGGTTCGCGTCCATTTCAGAGGTTTGGCATTGTAATGATTCCGCTATGGCATGATAATGGATCCAGCCTATCCCGGTTGGTGCCTGGGTGACGGGCTGGATTCGATGTGGGCTGGTGAGACACCCAGCCACCTGTTTACAAATCATGACATAGAGCACGTTGGCGCGGACGCGTTCTGCATGGAAACCATCTGCATTGTCCAGGCTCAATCTGGCGAGGAGGAATAGGGCAATACTTAATTTGGGAATGTACAATTGAATCAtcatactccatactccgtagcttCTCCAGAGAGAAAGACATTAATACTGATCCCGACTGCGTCCGGGACACGGCAGTAGGGTTTTTCAGACGAAAAACATTCGCGTTGCTTATCCGGGACCAATTCGATCAGATAAGATCCGCTGCGTCCCATCGGGCTTGGCGTTCAGGCAACCACGGCGTCTCATTGGCCCAGCACCGACCACCGTCTCCTGTGTTGTTTACGTAACTCGTTGACACCGAATTTCGCGCTGACGGAGCGCGTGTTCACGTGACTTAGCTTCTTCGCCTTAGCGCGATTCTCGGGGTATTTCAAGCTCTCGCTCTTCGCTTTCCTTGTCGTTCTTCCCCTGCTGTGCTCTCCATCCTCCACAAAAACGCGTCTTTTCCATCGAGTTATTGTGGTTTTTCATAGATTTTACTTGTTTAGAACAGAAGCAATGGACACTCAGTCAACTCCTTCAAAGCAGGTACGTGTTCCATCGTCGAATTTGCCTTTGATTGCGTTGTCGCGTTTGGGGAGCTTGCTGACGCGCCTCGATGCGTGAATAGACCGCATCTTCTCTTGAGCAGCTCAAGATGAGTGATTCTCCCGTCAAACCGCTCAACTTTGGCCTAGCAGACAAGGAAAACGCCCCGTTGACCGCTGCCACCGAGTCCGGCCTCAAAAAGTTCGATGCCGAGGCCGTCAAGCCCAGCGCGCCAGAGGCCCCGAAGAAATCTCTCACCCCCAAAGAGCTCGAAGCAGAGGAGCCATTACTCCAGGAGAATCCCCATCGATTCGTTCTTTTTCCATTGAAGTATCATGAGGTAAGCCTGATCTCGACGCGTTACGCGTAAAGTGGATTTGAGGAAATTCTGCAAACTAACGCGTGTCGTGTTATTCCGAATAGATTTGGCAAATGTACAAGAAGGCCGAAGCCTCTTTCTGGACCGCTGAAGAGATCGACCTATCTAAAGATCTTCACGACTGGAATCACCGGCTGAACGACGATGAACGCTACTTCATCTCTCGCGTCTTGGCCTTCTTTGCTGCTTCCGACGGCATTGTCAACGAAAACCTTGTCGAACGATTCAGCGGTGAAGTTCAAGTCCCAGAGGCCCGTTGCTTCTACGGTTTCCAGATTATGATGGAGAACATTCACTCCGAGACCTACTCTCTCCTCATCGACACATATATCAAGGAGCCAAAGCAAAGAACTTATCTGTTCGATGCTATTGATACCAGTATGTATTAAAATTTTCTCATGAATGCTTTATTTCTCAATCCGGATTTTGCTAACCCATGTACTAGTTCCTTGCATCCGTAAGAAAGCTGACTGGGCCATTCGCTGGATCCAAGATCAAGAATCCACCTTCGCCCAGCGACTGATTGCCTTTGCCGCCGTTGAGGGTATCTTCTTTAGCGGCTCCTTCGCCTCCATTTTCTGGCTCAAGAAGCGGGGACTTATGCCTGGTCTCACTTTCTCGAATGAATTGATCTCTCGTGATGAAGGTCTTCACACCGACTTCGCCtgcctcctcttctctcacCTTCGCCACCGTCCAGGCCCAGAGGCAGTCCAGGCTATAATCACAGAGGCAGTCGAGATCGAGAAGGAATTCTTGACCGATGCCCTTCCCTGTGCTCTTCTTGGCATGAACTCGAAGCTCATGTGTCAATACATCGAGTTCGTTGCTGACAGACTGCTTGTGGCTCTTGGCAACAAGAAGTTCTACAACGCCACGAATCCATTCGACTTCATGGACAACATCTCGCTGTCCGGAAAGACCAACTTCTTCGAGAAGCGTGTCGGTGACTACCAAAAGGCTGGTGTCATGGCAAGCACGCAGAAGAAAGAGGATACCGAGGAGGCGATTGAAAATGGCGGTGCCTTCAGATTCGATGAAGATTTCTGATCTTCTCCTTTTTGGTTTACGATGCTGACGCGTTTCTTGTCTGTAGCATCTATGTATGAGTGACTGGCATGTGGGGCTGGCGTTCAGGTTTGGATATGGGCATGTGTACATGATGGACTTTCTGTTATACCTGTTGCTGGGCGATACCTTGTTTGCTGCCTTTGTATCATGTTTCTTATAATGTATTGGATTAAAATGACAATGATAATGTTTGGTACGGATCAATTTTCAACAATGTGCccattatatatatatatactccgtatatatatattatttttatttttatttatttttttgggAGTGAGCCTAGATCTTCTCCAAAGGCTCAGAGGGCAAAGAAGTGATAACAGAGTATGGATACAGAGTAGCTAACCGGCAGTTATGGCCGGTATTTGACCAACCAATAAAATTATTCCAAGGTGAAAAGGCATCAGGAGGGGAAAATCAGCGGTACATTTATTCTCATATTTATTGTTCCCCGAGCTGGAATGTCAGCAATATGCGGAACAACAGTAGAGTCGCAGCCGCTTCATCATCACCAAGCCCATAATGTAACCCCAATCGCCATTATGCACTCACTGCCAAACATAGTTTAGATGCTGAAAATCACCCATCTACTTTGTATGGAGTACAAAGAGTTCTAGCTCGATTCCAGAGTCTAGTTCAAATTAGGCTTCAAGTGAACTTACAGGCAGAGATAGGCATGACAGTCTCTCCCATGATGTGTCTTGATGCCAGAGCAAACTGATTAATGGCACTGGGATTAAGCGGCTCCTCACAGCATTCAGTAATAGGTGCTGTCTCATTGCGGCGTCAGCAGATGAGATAGAAAGTCGAGCTTGCAGCACGAAAGATCTGGTTTGTAACCCTTTTATCAGCCTGGAATCCTGGCTGTTCACCATTCCAATTTCGCGAGGTGATGGCTTCAGCAACGGATATGAGTGACTCTGGTTCTTTTCGCATGAGCCGCTCCGTGGTCTGCCGTAGAGGTGTGTTAAACAGGTTGTCATCTATGTTTCTCACTACCCCAAAAAATAGTTTTGCATCAGCCAGCACACGATTCATAAAAAGGATTTAGAATGGTTTGAGTAGGGGCCATTCTTCGTGTCCCACCTCCGGTGCGAACCATTGGCATCCACGTCTCAGACATCAATAGGATCCGCATTTCCCTCCAGATCAAGAACTATAAGGGTTTTGATATCCATATGTGTCCTACCACTCTTACGAAGTCAGCTAAGGGTGGCGTCAACATGGCTAAGTGCTGCAACTTTAGCTCTCGGAAACAAGTGTCGCGTGGAGCCACGGCTATAAGACTCCGAGGGGATGCCGACAATAACAAGTGATTGATCACGCCAGCATGAAGTCAGGTAAGGGTTTATAATGGGCCATAATGCCAGCTCCCTGGACCATATTTGGAAATTTCGGACAAGCTTAAGAGTTTCCAGCCTTTATTGAATGATCTCGGCATGCGTTTGGCCGTAGAATGGCCAGTCAAGAATTATGTAGAGTAATCCTGATCCTTATTAGGATACCACCAAGCCCGAAGGACTAGACCATTACCAAGTTCTAGGCGATCGAACCACTGGGAGATATAAAGATGTGAAGCAACCGAAACTCAAACAAAGGAGATAGATCACACTTTGAGAATCCCCGCGGATTTCGCACCCAAAGTACTCAGCATGGACTATCAAGATACTGATGTCAATTTGAGACGTGCGATGCATGTGTTTTGACGAGGTTGATTGGTCTCCGCGATAAATTCAACGCAAGCTCAATCGCTGAGTTGTCCAAAAGGGGGAATGAACCGTAATCAGTCAATTTGATAAATTCCAAAAAATCCTTATGTCGTTCGGACTTTGTCTGCCTTTTGCAGCCATCATGCCATTTCAACAACAAAATGCTATCCATAAACGTCACTCGAACCCGTCACACAGGGGTCTTGTGGGAGAACCTTGACAGGTTGCCAGCGTATCCTTGGTTCAGGTTTACTGTAAATGGAAGAGTCCCCAGCTTCACGGTATGATCCCAGTTCAACCGTCGGGCCAGCGAGGCTAGAGGAAAGACCAAAGCGGGGTAGGCAAGGACAGAGTACATACTCCGAAGCCAACCGTCAAACAACCAAAAAAGGTTCATGCCGACGCGAGTGGGGAAGACTGGGGTTGACCTGCATGGGCGGCTAGAGGGTGGGGCCGCTCGCATCACCATCAGATATTATTCCCGTCCAATATCTTTAAATCATCTGGGCTGCCCAAGTTGACCACCGGCGAGTTCACATAATAACCTGGCTCTCCTCCCCGGAATGGAATGCATTCAAAATCGTGCTTCATCCAACAAGCTTGAATCGGAGTCTCTACTTGAAAGCATTTATTCCGCCTCAAAAGCATCAAAAGATTTGGTAAACAGGCTACCTCAATAACAGTGAACAAGAGAATGGGATGTCTTAAATCCTTCTTTCGATTTTTTTCCGCGCCAACAGACGGCTCAACTGCAAAGTCAAAAGTTGAGCGCCCTAATACCCAGCCCTCTGCACCGCTGGCGCCTTCAAAACAGAACGCTTGCCAAAGCAATGAGTCCGAAAACAGTCCAGCTGGCACAGATACACCGAAAGAAGAACAGGTTCCAATCGACCTAAGCGAGGAAGCGCGTCGCCTGGGGCTTAGGCGATATGTCGTGTGGCCACGGGACGGTTGCAACGATGAACTGACTAAGAGTGGTACTGAGAAGCTTGTAGCACTCGCCGGCAGTGAGCGCATTAGGACAAGCGACACCAGGGATCTCGGGATCAATTTTTGGAGAGCTGAGCTTAGCGATGACCAGGTTGCCATAGTGCGCAAATTCCATGAGGTAACTTTGAGATTCAAGCCCAAAAGAGCGCCCCGCTATTCGCGATGCGTTGTAGGCTAACTTAAACCAGGTATCAGGTGTAATGCGTGATGATGTGCCCGGAGCAGACCCCTTTGATTGAACTGGAGTCTGGGGGGATCTGGAGGCCTCACAGAACCCCGGTGGCAGGTTTCGCTTTCTTTTCTACCCAGGTCATACTGCTTGCTGTTTCGCGTTCTACTTGGATGCCTCTATTGTTCGCAGTCCCAGCCTTGATAATTCTAGCCAGCCTAGGCAGTGGCACTATTTCCAATTTGGAGAGGATTCATCTCACATAGATCTGGAGGCGATTGGTGGTATCCTAATGGTAGCTTCAGCTTGCTGTAGTTATTTGCACAACACGTTCTCAGCTTGATTTAGCTATATGATTAatatgtatggagtactccgtgcgCACTTACTCATGTGTAACTATACCGCCAGAGCACAGGGGAGTGGAAAGCCTGGTGTTCAACATTGATTGAGGGACTGGCACAGAAGCTATTGCCAGCTGCATGGTCATTTCGGATTAAAATGTTTAAGAAGGCATATCAATGAGCATGTAAGAGCTAAAAGGGGATTTCTGCCCTGGCAACCTTGAAATGCATGCATACATGTGTATGGAGTATGCGTGTGTTGGTTGCTTCGTTCAGACGACGCTCCGTTGGAAGGGGTCGGAATGCTTGGCATCGGAGGTGGCTTCCAAAGTGAACTTAGTCATCAACCCCTCAGCTTCCGATGTCAACATCTGGCCATCTCAAGAGCCTGTGCTGTTTGTGGGACCCTGCATCGAAACATTGATCAGGAATTCATTGATGCAGAAAATGATACTTGAAGGGTGCTCGGTGATCGATGTCTCCGTTTGCTGGATTTTATCAACAAATCGCATATTGCCCCTGGACCCtccaaagaagacactcAACATGGGAACTTCGCCAACCAGGAGCGGCCGCTTTGGTTCAATCTTCCTGTCCCTGCGTTGACCTGAAGACCCCAACATACCGGATCCCGAAATTCCCGGGAAGGGACGTCATCTAGGTCTTTACTACCGAGCAGTCGGGTCCCATTGCTAAGATCCCAAATGGCCCCTTTCTCTAAGCCCCGTCTGTTCGAGGCAACGTCGGCGGTCGTCGGCGGTCGTCGGCTTTGCTACCTATTCTGGGGGTTCAACAGCCTCGATCGAAGGAGCATTGCAGCGTTCAAATCATTCAATCTTAGCGCATCTTTTCAAATGGCC
This window harbors:
- the RNR2 gene encoding Ribonucleotide-diphosphate reductase (RNR), small subunit (EggNog:ENOG410PGIN~COG:F~TransMembrane:1 (o233-254i)~BUSCO:7500at33183) — encoded protein: MDTQSTPSKQTASSLEQLKMSDSPVKPLNFGLADKENAPLTAATESGLKKFDAEAVKPSAPEAPKKSLTPKELEAEEPLLQENPHRFVLFPLKYHEIWQMYKKAEASFWTAEEIDLSKDLHDWNHRLNDDERYFISRVLAFFAASDGIVNENLVERFSGEVQVPEARCFYGFQIMMENIHSETYSLLIDTYIKEPKQRTYLFDAIDTIPCIRKKADWAIRWIQDQESTFAQRLIAFAAVEGIFFSGSFASIFWLKKRGLMPGLTFSNELISRDEGLHTDFACLLFSHLRHRPGPEAVQAIITEAVEIEKEFLTDALPCALLGMNSKLMCQYIEFVADRLLVALGNKKFYNATNPFDFMDNISLSGKTNFFEKRVGDYQKAGVMASTQKKEDTEEAIENGGAFRFDEDF
- the OAC1 gene encoding Mitochondrial oxaloacetate carrier protein (EggNog:ENOG410PH4Y~COG:C~BUSCO:10493at33183) is translated as MSTTTGAFIAGGIAACGAVTVTHSFETVKIRLQLQGELQSKKEAVRKYRGVLHGVKVILQNEGPRGLFRGIGSAYVYQILLNGCRLGFYEPLRQGLTSVLYKDPAYQSLGINIFSGAASGILGAAAGSPFFLVKTRLQSFSPFLPVGTQHQYKNSFDGLRQIHGNEGITGLYRGVGAAMVRTGFGSSVQLPTYFFAKRRLIRHLGMEDGPGLHLASSACSGFVVCCVMHPPDTIMSRMYNQTGNLYKGVFDCLYKTVTTEGVLAIYKGYFAHLARILPHTILTLTLAEQTNKLMRRFEYRFIPESIRARI